Sequence from the Burkholderia stabilis genome:
TGCAGCAGGTCGGTACGTCATCTGACCTGTACGAACGACCGTCCAACAAGTTCGTCGCCGACTTCCTGGGCGTGATGAATTTTCTCAGCGGTACGGGCGGCAAGGATGGCTTCCTGACCAGCAAAGGCCTGAGCCTTCCCATTTTCGACGGCGGCCCGGGGACCCGGACACTGGGAATCAGACCCGAACGCGTCTCCATCAACGAACGCCCCGTCTCCGGTCTCATCAACGTCCCGGTCCGGGTGACTGCGACGATCTACAAAGGTTCGTTGCTGGAGGTGCGCGCCGTTTCTCCGTCTGGAGATGTCTTCATGTCGCACTTGCCGAACACGATCGCGGCGAGCGGATTGCGACTTGGCCCCGACGAACGCTGCAACCTCAGTTTTGCCGAAAGTGATTGCCATTTCTTCGACTAGGCAGGTAACAACGATGAACACCACTGACCGCCGGACCTTTCTCAAGCTGACAGCAAGCGCCGCGTTGGCACCTGCTGTCGCGGCCTTCTCACCCAGAGGATGGGCATCCACCACTTGTCCGAGCACGATTGTCGGGACTTGGGGCGGTGATTACCAGAATCTTCTGGATACCAATATCGCGGCTGCATTGATCAAGCCTCAGGGCGGCAGCGTCGTCTTCGCGACCGCGGATCAGACGTCTCGCATGACAAAAATGCGGGCGGAAAAAATGTCACGGCGTGGCTCCCTCGACGTTACGTGCCTGTCTGATATCGACATGTACGAGATGAATCGCGCGGGTCTCTTGCAGCCGATTCAACCCGCGCTCGTACCGAATCTCGGTAACACGATCGATCAGTTCAAGAAGCCTTACGCGGTCGCGCAAATGTTCAGTGCATTCGTGCTTGTCTTCACTTCCGGCAAGGGGACGGCTCCGAAAAGCTTCTCGGATGTGCTGAACCCGAAATACAGCGGCAAGGTAGGTTTTTCCGATCTCCTCTACGGCCTGATCGGTGCGTCTGCTGGTTTGGCCGCCGGTGATCGGTCGGGTGGCATGATGGCCGGCCGGGACTTTCTCAACAAGCTCAAGGCAAATCGCCCGAAAGTCTATCCGTCAAATGAAGCGGTCGCCGCCGCGTTGAAGAGCGGCGAGATCGAGATGACATGGATGTGGAAGGCACGCGCCATTCAATGGAAGAAGGCCGGATTGCCGATCGATTTTACGGTGCCGCGCGAAGGGGCGATACCCGCATTCTTCGAGGCCGCCGTTCCCAAGAATGCACCAGGTGATACGTGCGGATTCCAGTTTCTGAACGCAATGCTCGACCCGAAAGCGCAACAGGCATTCGCGGAAAAGATGGGCTATGCGCCGACCGTGCGTAATGCGGCGCTGCCCTCAACTCTTCAGCAACAAGTCGGCTTCACGGACGCCGAGCTCGGTCTCTTCGTCAAGCCGAACTATGAAGCGATGCTGAATCAGCGCGCCGCGTTCCTCGATTACTGGACGAAGGAATTCAAGGCTGGACTGTGATGAGCGCGAATACCCAGACAGCCCATGGATCAGGCTCGTCGAATGTAAAGACGGGTTACCTGCTTGCCACGCCCGCTACCGCCATCGTAGCGCTCATCGTGCTTGTTCCTGCCTTGCAGCTTGTTCGTTACAGCTTGAATCATTTCGATCCTGTCGATCTGATGCAGACGGCGCTGACCACGGAAAACTACAGGCGGTTCTTCACCGACCCGTACTACCAGTCGGTTCTCTGGAGCACGCTGAAGATCTCGATTTTATGCACGGTTCTTTCGCTGGTGCTCGGTTTCCCGGTCGCTTACTCGCTCGCCAAGTCTCAGTCGAAACGCAAGAGCTTGCTGATCATTCTCATCGTGTTTCCGCTCCTGGTCGGAAGCGTGGTCAGAGCAGCCGGGTGGATGGTCATCCTCGGAAACGCAGGGTTCGTCAACGCGCTGCTCATTCATTTCGGGATTGTTTCCAGTCCGATCCGCCTCATGTACACGCCGCTTGCGGTGGTCCTCGGGACGACGGGAGTTGTGCTGCCGTACATGATCCTGACGTTGCAGAGTGTGCTCGAAGGGATCGACCTGTCCGTGGAGGAAGCTGCGCGGAACCTGGGCGCTTCCCCGGCTGTCTCGTTCTTCCGGATCGTGTTGCCGATGGCAACCCCCGGGATCGCGGCCGGCACGATGCTAGTGCTGATTCTGTGCATGAACGCCTACGCGACTCCTGTTCTCCTGGGCGGAACAGGGCTGACGATGATGGCACCGACCGTCTACGAACAGATTTCGAAAGCCTCGAACTGGCCGTTTGGTTCGGCTCTCGCGCTCATTCTGATGGTTGTCACGTTGGGGACTGCAGTCCTCTCAAATCTGGTGATCCAGCGTAACCACGTCAAGACTATGCAGTCCTGACGGAACGCATCAACCAGTTTCTTCTCAGGAAAATCCGAACATGCCGAAACTCTCAAGAAAAACTTACGATCAGCGTTTGATCTCGATGCGATCGATGATGAAGGAGCACCAGGTAGACGCACTGATGTTCTCGACGGCGGACTTCTTTCAGTGGGCAACGAATTTCCACGTCGATGTACAGACGTGGGAGCGCCCCATCTTCGTTGTGATTCCCGCGAGCGGCGAGCCCTTCGCGATCATGAACGAGCTGTCGACCAGCCACATGCGATTCGCAACGGAGCGCGAAACGGTCTGGGTCAACGACATTAGCTATTACCTCGAGCATCACTGTGCAGTCGACAACAGGCCGCGGCTGCCCGCGCTGTCGGAAATGATCGCCGAACGGCTGCGTTCGGCCGGCCTCGGATCGAGCCGGATTGGCGTCGATGCAACGCCGGCCGTGCTGTCGAAGGCGGGGCAGATCATCCCTGGCGTTCGCTTCGTTCCGATGCTCAGCGATCTGCGCTCACTGCGGTGGGTTAAGGGCGCTGAGGAACTGGAGGTGATGCGCGCTGCGTCTTCGCTGTCGGATTGGGTGCAGGAGCGTTATCGGGAAAACATTCGGCCGGGACGTCTCGTTCAGGAGCTGGACTTCCAGATGGCGTCGCTCATGGTCGAAGAAGGGGCACGTCGCTTCCCGGGGGAGAATCTCGAGGTTCTGCGTTGCTGGACACTTTCTGGTCCGGCGTCGGCTTCGCCGCATGGTGACGGCGCGTCGTGCGGCGCGAGGATCCAGGCCGGCGATGGTCTCGTGAATATCGTGATTCCGCGACTGAACGGTCTCGTCATCGAGAATGAACGAACCTGGTTCTGCGGCAGGCCGAATGCCGACCAACAGCGGTTTTTTGAGGCGGCCCGAGCAGCGAACGAAGCAGCGACTGATGCGGCGGTGACCGGCCGCCCGGTATCCGGAATCGATGCTGCTGCGCAGGCCGTCATCGAGAAGGCTGGCTGTGCGCAATACATTCGACATCGCACCGGGCACGGAATGGGGATCATGGGGCATGAGTACCCGGACGACATGGCCTTCAACCATCGGCCGCTGCTGGCAGGCGAAGTGTACTCCGCTGAACCGGGCATCTATGTGTTTGGTCTCGGAGGCTTCCGTCTTGACGACTCGGTCGTCGTCGGATCGACGCCCGAGATTATGACGACCACGCCGCGAACGATCGACTACGCAACTATCGTCTGATGTAACGGGGTTTCAGCGAACCGACCGCTTATCGTCAAAAAAATACATCACATATCATTCCATTAATTATGGATAACTAATTTATTGATCAATGATGCGTGATTGCGGGACGATTATTACCAAATTGGTGGAATACCGTCGGGCGGTCGGTCGAACATCGGACATCGCGTATGAGTCGGTTCTGAGTCGTCTATGAGATGACTCACCCGGCGATGTCGCGACCTCTTCTGCGCCGGTTCAAGATGGTCCCGATGTCGATTTTTCGCGCCGAACTCATTTCGTAATCAATGACTTCGAGCATGCCTCAAGGCCTGCGCACGTGCCGTGCTCGACGTTATATCAAAACAACAAGCAAGATCCTCCGAGTGCCAGACGTCTTTATCAAAGCAATTTCACGGGAGCTCTTGATGGACAGCAAGCTGAGTAAGAGAAAGATGTTACTTGTCATGGGATCGACCATCCTGGCAAGCTGCACCGGAGGCATCACTGTCGGTGATACCCGGCGCTCCGTTGACAAGGAC
This genomic interval carries:
- a CDS encoding extracellular solute-binding protein produces the protein MNTTDRRTFLKLTASAALAPAVAAFSPRGWASTTCPSTIVGTWGGDYQNLLDTNIAAALIKPQGGSVVFATADQTSRMTKMRAEKMSRRGSLDVTCLSDIDMYEMNRAGLLQPIQPALVPNLGNTIDQFKKPYAVAQMFSAFVLVFTSGKGTAPKSFSDVLNPKYSGKVGFSDLLYGLIGASAGLAAGDRSGGMMAGRDFLNKLKANRPKVYPSNEAVAAALKSGEIEMTWMWKARAIQWKKAGLPIDFTVPREGAIPAFFEAAVPKNAPGDTCGFQFLNAMLDPKAQQAFAEKMGYAPTVRNAALPSTLQQQVGFTDAELGLFVKPNYEAMLNQRAAFLDYWTKEFKAGL
- a CDS encoding ABC transporter permease, which gives rise to MSANTQTAHGSGSSNVKTGYLLATPATAIVALIVLVPALQLVRYSLNHFDPVDLMQTALTTENYRRFFTDPYYQSVLWSTLKISILCTVLSLVLGFPVAYSLAKSQSKRKSLLIILIVFPLLVGSVVRAAGWMVILGNAGFVNALLIHFGIVSSPIRLMYTPLAVVLGTTGVVLPYMILTLQSVLEGIDLSVEEAARNLGASPAVSFFRIVLPMATPGIAAGTMLVLILCMNAYATPVLLGGTGLTMMAPTVYEQISKASNWPFGSALALILMVVTLGTAVLSNLVIQRNHVKTMQS
- a CDS encoding M24 family metallopeptidase, with product MPKLSRKTYDQRLISMRSMMKEHQVDALMFSTADFFQWATNFHVDVQTWERPIFVVIPASGEPFAIMNELSTSHMRFATERETVWVNDISYYLEHHCAVDNRPRLPALSEMIAERLRSAGLGSSRIGVDATPAVLSKAGQIIPGVRFVPMLSDLRSLRWVKGAEELEVMRAASSLSDWVQERYRENIRPGRLVQELDFQMASLMVEEGARRFPGENLEVLRCWTLSGPASASPHGDGASCGARIQAGDGLVNIVIPRLNGLVIENERTWFCGRPNADQQRFFEAARAANEAATDAAVTGRPVSGIDAAAQAVIEKAGCAQYIRHRTGHGMGIMGHEYPDDMAFNHRPLLAGEVYSAEPGIYVFGLGGFRLDDSVVVGSTPEIMTTTPRTIDYATIV